Proteins from one Oscillatoria nigro-viridis PCC 7112 genomic window:
- a CDS encoding GuaB3 family IMP dehydrogenase-related protein codes for MNIEIGRGKSARRAYGIDEIALVPGQRTLDPSLADTKWQIGGIDREIPIVASAMDGVVDVRMAILLSELGAMGVLNLEGIQTRYADPQPILERIASVGNHEFVSLMQQLYAEPIKPELIDLRIKEIKAGGGIAAVSGTPAAASKYGRAVAESGADIFFVQATVVSTAFLSPESISSLDLTQFCQEMPIPVILGNCVTYEVALNLMKTGAAGILVGIGPGAACTSRGVLGVGVPQATAVADCAAARDDYYRETGKYVSVIADGGLITGGDICKCIACGADAVMIGSPFARAAEAPGRGFHWGMATPSPVLPRGTRIRVGTTGTVEQILRGPAVLDDGTHNLLGALKTSMGTLGAKDLKEMQQVEVVIAPSLLTEGKVYQKAQQLGMGK; via the coding sequence GTGAATATTGAAATTGGGCGGGGCAAAAGCGCTCGCCGAGCTTACGGCATAGATGAAATCGCGCTTGTACCCGGACAGCGCACCCTCGATCCGAGTTTGGCAGATACCAAGTGGCAGATTGGCGGAATCGATCGAGAAATCCCGATCGTCGCCAGCGCAATGGACGGAGTAGTCGATGTCCGCATGGCCATTTTGCTGTCGGAATTGGGAGCAATGGGCGTGCTCAACCTAGAAGGAATTCAAACCCGCTATGCCGACCCCCAGCCAATATTAGAGCGCATCGCGAGTGTCGGGAACCACGAATTTGTTTCCCTGATGCAGCAACTCTATGCCGAACCCATCAAGCCAGAATTAATCGACCTGAGAATTAAAGAAATTAAAGCTGGAGGAGGGATTGCCGCCGTCAGCGGCACACCGGCCGCTGCGAGCAAATACGGTCGGGCGGTTGCTGAATCGGGAGCCGATATATTTTTTGTGCAAGCAACAGTAGTCTCGACAGCTTTCCTGTCCCCTGAATCAATCTCATCTTTAGATTTGACACAATTCTGTCAAGAGATGCCGATACCAGTAATTTTGGGTAACTGCGTTACCTATGAAGTCGCCCTGAATTTAATGAAAACTGGCGCTGCGGGCATTCTCGTGGGCATTGGGCCGGGGGCTGCTTGCACGTCTAGGGGCGTATTGGGTGTCGGTGTTCCCCAAGCCACAGCGGTAGCAGACTGCGCCGCCGCGCGGGACGACTACTATCGCGAAACTGGCAAATACGTGTCGGTGATAGCTGACGGCGGTTTAATTACCGGTGGCGATATCTGCAAGTGCATTGCCTGCGGTGCCGATGCAGTGATGATTGGTTCGCCCTTTGCCAGGGCTGCCGAAGCTCCCGGCCGCGGCTTTCACTGGGGGATGGCGACTCCCAGCCCGGTTTTGCCGCGCGGCACTCGCATTCGCGTGGGGACTACGGGTACTGTGGAGCAAATTTTGCGCGGGCCTGCGGTGCTAGATGACGGTACGCACAACCTGCTCGGAGCTCTGAAAACTAGCATGGGTACCTTGGGTGCTAAGGATCTTAAGGAGATGCAGCAAGTGGAAGTGGTAATTGCTCCTTCTCTGCTGACTGAGGGTAAAGTCTATCAAAAAGCTCAGCAGTTGGGCATGGGTAAGTAG
- the trxA gene encoding thioredoxin, giving the protein MSAAAQVTDSTFKQEVLDSEVPVLVDFWAPWCGPCRMVAPVVDEIALQYEGQVKVVKVNTDENPNVASQYGIRSIPTLMIFKGGQRVDMVVGAVPKTTLANTLEKYI; this is encoded by the coding sequence ATGTCAGCAGCCGCGCAAGTAACCGACTCTACCTTTAAGCAGGAAGTGCTCGATAGCGAAGTTCCAGTTCTAGTGGATTTTTGGGCTCCCTGGTGCGGGCCCTGTCGGATGGTGGCGCCCGTCGTAGACGAAATTGCCCTGCAATATGAAGGGCAGGTCAAGGTAGTAAAAGTTAATACCGACGAGAATCCTAACGTGGCCAGCCAATACGGTATCCGCAGCATTCCGACGCTGATGATATTTAAGGGCGGTCAACGTGTAGATATGGTGGTTGGGGCAGTTCCTAAAACTACTCTGGCCAACACTCTGGAAAAGTACATTTAA
- a CDS encoding polysaccharide deacetylase family protein: MRIGKKLQKFLLVTIALFFAASLLIKVTKFHNFFGFNRADTEAKVVALTYDDGPYPPYTNQLLDILDRYQVKATFFEIGRNIEKHPEIVKMIVARGDELANHSYSHKDMMFKPREVLLSEIEKTDKLLQELGVKQDSISFRPPWGRRFVVLSYLVSQMHKKLIMWDVDSQDYEKTHTVEDIANRVIENVRSGSIVVMHDGGGDRSKTVAATEMIVKALQSKGYEFKTVSELLK; the protein is encoded by the coding sequence ATGCGAATCGGTAAAAAATTACAAAAGTTTCTGCTTGTCACAATAGCATTATTTTTTGCAGCATCGCTGCTGATTAAAGTTACTAAATTTCACAATTTTTTTGGTTTCAACCGCGCTGATACCGAAGCGAAAGTTGTTGCCCTCACCTACGATGACGGCCCGTATCCTCCATATACAAATCAGCTTTTAGATATCTTAGACCGCTATCAAGTTAAAGCAACTTTTTTTGAAATCGGCCGCAATATTGAGAAACATCCAGAAATCGTGAAAATGATTGTCGCGAGGGGAGATGAGTTGGCAAACCATTCCTACTCTCACAAAGATATGATGTTTAAACCCCGGGAAGTTTTGCTGTCTGAGATTGAAAAAACGGACAAACTTTTGCAAGAGTTGGGCGTTAAACAAGATAGTATCAGTTTTCGGCCGCCTTGGGGTCGGCGATTTGTAGTTTTGTCTTATTTGGTGTCCCAAATGCACAAAAAACTGATTATGTGGGATGTGGATTCTCAAGATTATGAAAAAACACACACGGTAGAAGATATCGCAAATCGGGTGATTGAAAATGTGCGATCTGGTTCGATTGTGGTGATGCACGACGGTGGGGGCGATCGCTCGAAAACCGTAGCAGCAACTGAGATGATTGTCAAGGCTTTGCAGTCGAAAGGTTACGAGTTTAAAACTGTTTCTGAGTTGTTGAAATAG
- a CDS encoding lipid-A-disaccharide synthase-related protein, with amino-acid sequence MKSKGILFLSNGHGEDAINCQILKALRASGANVDVSAMPVVGDGAAYSRSAVPIIGPTSQMPSGGVFYMNPLFFLKDIGAGLIALTWQQLQAVWRHSRHCNLVVATGDIVAAAIARASNRPYIIFLSAHSSYYEGRVNLGLILWHLLCSDKCLAVFTRDALTAADLNRQGLNKAQFVGNPVMDNLNSTGKDLQLIPGVRTIALLPGSRLREATDNLVLLLELVKEIASNSTVPVQFRAALVPALMPQLDDIAARSGWQHRSGKLIFPAIKRSFCEEKLVEVMCWADAFADILQQSSLVIGMTGTAVEQAVGLGKPVIAVPGNGPAFTYRFAEAQNRLLGASVQVIGTQPANSHIIKEAAVAVDRTLQDDKYLASCIQNGLERMGRSGGSIKIANYAANYLGY; translated from the coding sequence ATGAAATCGAAGGGGATACTTTTCCTCAGCAACGGCCACGGGGAAGATGCGATTAACTGTCAAATTCTCAAAGCTTTGAGAGCATCTGGCGCAAATGTTGATGTTTCGGCGATGCCGGTTGTCGGTGACGGGGCTGCTTACAGCCGATCGGCCGTGCCAATTATTGGGCCCACCAGTCAAATGCCGTCTGGGGGAGTTTTTTACATGAATCCCCTGTTTTTCCTCAAAGATATTGGGGCAGGGCTAATTGCTTTGACTTGGCAGCAATTGCAGGCTGTTTGGAGGCATTCGCGCCACTGCAATTTGGTGGTGGCAACTGGGGATATTGTCGCGGCTGCGATCGCCCGTGCCAGCAACCGCCCCTATATAATTTTTTTGTCGGCCCATTCTAGTTATTACGAAGGGCGAGTCAATTTGGGTTTAATCTTGTGGCACTTGCTTTGCTCAGATAAATGTCTGGCGGTTTTTACTAGAGATGCTTTGACTGCTGCTGACTTAAACCGACAGGGTTTAAATAAAGCTCAGTTTGTCGGCAATCCTGTCATGGACAACCTCAATTCTACGGGCAAAGATTTGCAGTTAATACCCGGAGTTCGGACGATCGCCCTTCTGCCCGGTTCTCGCCTCCGGGAAGCCACCGACAACCTCGTTTTGCTCCTGGAACTGGTTAAAGAAATTGCTAGTAACTCTACTGTACCGGTGCAGTTTCGGGCAGCTTTAGTTCCGGCTTTAATGCCTCAATTAGATGATATTGCAGCGCGATCCGGATGGCAACACCGATCGGGCAAGTTAATTTTTCCCGCAATCAAACGGTCTTTTTGTGAAGAAAAATTAGTCGAAGTGATGTGCTGGGCCGATGCTTTTGCCGATATTTTACAGCAATCGAGTTTAGTCATTGGGATGACTGGAACTGCTGTCGAACAAGCGGTGGGATTGGGAAAACCTGTAATTGCAGTACCGGGAAACGGCCCTGCCTTTACCTATCGGTTTGCGGAGGCTCAAAATCGGCTTTTAGGTGCTTCGGTGCAGGTTATTGGCACACAACCGGCGAATTCTCATATTATCAAGGAAGCTGCTGTGGCAGTCGATCGCACTTTGCAAGATGATAAATACTTAGCCAGTTGCATTCAAAATGGTTTAGAGAGAATGGGGCGATCGGGCGGCAGCATAAAAATTGCTAATTACGCGGCAAACTATCTTGGTTATTGA